One window of the Saccopteryx leptura isolate mSacLep1 chromosome 9, mSacLep1_pri_phased_curated, whole genome shotgun sequence genome contains the following:
- the ATXN1L gene encoding ataxin-1-like, giving the protein MKPVHERSQECLPPKKRDLPVTSEDMGRTTSCSSNHTPSSDASEWSRGVVVAGQSQAGARVSLGGDGAEAITSLTVDQYGMLYKVAVPPATFSPTGLPSMVNMNPLPPTFNVASSLIQHPGIHYPPIHYAQLPSTSLQFIGSPYGLPYAVPPNFLPSPLLSPSANLATSHLPHFVPYASLLAEGATPPPQASSPAHSFNKTPSATSSPGQLPHHSSAQPLDLAPGRMPIYYQMSRLPAGYTLHETPPAGASPILNPQEGQSAPEAAPANGQRQRERNLVTRESEALDSHNSKGNDQGLVPVVECVVDGQLFSGSQTARVEVAVLAHRGTPDTDLEVQRVVGALASQDYHVVAAQRKDEPSPLNLSHHPPDHQGEGRGSARNPAEMAEKNQAQGFYPQSHQEPVKHRPLPKAMVVANGNLVPTGTDPGLLPIGSEILVASSLDPQARAIFPDKEPTPPPITSSHLPSHFMKGAIIQLATGELKRVEDLQTQDFVRSAEVSGGLKIDSSTVVDIQESQWPGFVMLHFVVGEQQSKVSIEVPPEHPFFVYGQGWSSCSPGRTAQLFSLPCHRLQVGDVCISISLQSLNSNSVSQASCAPPGQLGTPRERPERTVLGPREQCDSEGKSQPSGEGSRVVEPSQPEPGAQACWPAPSFQRYSMQGEGTRAALLRPSFIPQEVKLSIEGRSNAGK; this is encoded by the coding sequence ATGAAACCTGTTCATGAGAGGAGTCAGGAATGCCTTCCACCAAAGAAACGAGACCTCCCCGTGACCAGCGAGGATATGGGGAGAACTACCAGCTGCTCATCTAACCACACACCCTCCAGTGATGCCTCCGAGTGGTCCCGAGGGGTGGTGGTGGCAGGTCAGAGCCAGGCAGGAGCCAGAGTCAGCCTGGGGGGTGATGGAGCTGAGGCCATCACTAGTCTGACGGTGGACCAGTATGGCATGCTGTATAAGGTGGCTGTGCCACCTGCCACCTTCTCCCCAACTGGCCTCCCATCCATGGTGAACATGAACCCCTTGCCCCCCACATTTAATGTAGCATCTTCACTGATCCAACATCCAGGAATCCACTATCCCCCAATCCACTATGCTCAGCTCCCATCCACCTCTCTGCAGTTTATTGGGTCTCCTTACGGCCTTCCCTATGCTGTGCCACCTAACTTTCTCCCAAGTCCCCTTCTATCCCCTTCTGCCAACCTTGCCACTTCCCACCTTCCACATTTTGTGCCATATGCCTctctcctggcagaaggagcCACTCCTCCCCCCCAGGCTTCATCCCCggctcactcattcaacaaaacCCCCTCTGCCACCTCTtcgcctgggcagctgccacaTCACTCCAGTGCCCAGCCGCTAGACCTCGCCCCAGGCCGGATGCCTATTTATTACCAGATGTCCAGGCTGCCTGCTGGGTACACCTTGCATGAAACCCCTCCAGCTGGTGCCAGCCCCATTCTTAACCCTCAGGAGGGCCAGTCTGCTCCGGAAGCAGCCCCTGCCAAtggacagagacagcgagagcgAAATCTAGTAACACGGGAAAGCGAAGCCCTGGACTCGCACAACAGCAAGGGCAACGACCAGGGACTGGTGCCAGTGGTAGAATGTGTGGTGGACGGACAGTTGTTTTCAGGTTCCCAGACTGCACGGGTGGAGGTGGCGGTGCTGGCACACCGAGGGACCCCAGACACCGACCTTGAGGTCCAGCGGGTGGTTGGCGCTTTAGCTTCTCAGGACTATCATGTGGTGGCAGCTCAGAGGAAAGATGAGCCCAGCCCCCTCAACCTGTCCCATCATCCCCCTGACCATCAGGGTGAGGGGCGAGGTTCAGCCAGGAACCCAGCAGAGATGGCTGAGAAAAACCAGGCCCAAGGGTTCTACCCTCAGTCCCATCAGGAACCGGTGAAACACAGACCTTTACCCAAAGCAATGGTTGTAGCCAATGGCAACCTGGTGCCCACTGGAACTGATCCAGGCCTGCTGCCGATAGGCTCGGAGATCCTGGTGGCATCAAGTTTGGACCCGCAGGCCAGAGCCATCTTCCCAGACAAGGAGCCAACGCCACCCCCCATTACCTCCTCCCACTTGCCCTCCCATTTCATGAAAGGCGCCATCATCCAGCTGGCGACAGGGGAGCTGAAGCGGGTGGAGGACCTCCAGACCCAGGATTTTGTGCGCAGTGCCGAAGTGAGCGGGGGGCTGAAGATTGACTCGAGCACAGTCGTGGACATTCAGGAGAGCCAGTGGCCTGGATTTGTCATGCTGCATTTTGTGGTTGGTGAGCAGCAGAGCAAAGTGAGCATCGAGGTGCCCCCCGAGCACCCCTTTTTTGTCTATGGTCAGGGTTGGTCCTCTTGCAGCCCTGGGCGGACTGCACAGCTCTTCTCTCTGCCCTGCCATCGGCTACAGGTGGGAGATGTCTGCATCTCGATCAGTTTACAGAGCTTGAACAGTAACTCAGTTTCTCAGGCCAGCTGTGCTCCCCCAGGGCAGCTGGGTACCCCCCGAGAAAGGCCTGAGAGGACAGTCTTGGGACCCAGAGAGCAATGTGACAGTGAGGGGAAGAGCCAGCCGTCAGGCGAGGGCTCCCGAGTGGTAGAGCCCTCGCAGCCAGAGCCTGGTGCTCAGGCCTGCTGGCCAGCTCCGAGCTTCCAAAGATACAGCATGCAAGGGGAGGGG